Proteins from one Pseudobythopirellula maris genomic window:
- a CDS encoding LysM peptidoglycan-binding domain-containing protein, whose product MTETTRVFSTLLLIAVGFGLATVFGPPELADRLADRLAPRGAAPSDLSPLPSDLAAQIGPSRDFDAWRNAVATTPTPQTDGQATAFVSPALPPTPELPQPTYDRYAPSAAPPVASQPFEASLDTPSDLRPVTPLPAHPAPGGSRYAEPAPAASPQRDRLISNSVPAPPVAATSWQTHPDLPAAELSAPVATSEPVARVAADPFANADAVWDAWSPPPTTAPAEQAPAMQSQAAPSPVAQSPVAQLPLTQTPIAPGPAPITEARPQGSRYAAPTPSEAAAADDRRFAPPSWRTVEAEQRPLAAQSTSYRTETAPALSATASPLSGPMQKHIVTDGDTLPGLAKRYLGDASQARQLFELNAAVLDHPDLLPIGAELSVPSHGPRASAALPAAPTSGLVPVSNEGAWDNAPARAELGAPLSPTNLVGWGG is encoded by the coding sequence GTGACCGAAACGACCCGTGTGTTTTCGACCCTTCTTTTGATCGCTGTCGGATTTGGCCTCGCCACGGTCTTCGGGCCGCCCGAACTGGCCGACCGCCTTGCCGACCGTCTCGCGCCCCGCGGCGCCGCCCCGAGCGACTTGAGCCCGCTGCCTTCGGACCTTGCGGCGCAGATCGGCCCCTCGCGCGATTTCGACGCTTGGCGCAACGCCGTGGCGACCACGCCCACGCCGCAGACCGACGGACAGGCCACCGCTTTCGTGTCGCCCGCGTTGCCCCCCACGCCGGAACTCCCGCAGCCAACCTACGACCGCTACGCGCCGAGCGCGGCGCCGCCGGTCGCGTCGCAACCGTTCGAAGCTTCGCTCGACACACCGAGCGACCTGCGCCCTGTCACGCCGCTGCCGGCCCACCCGGCGCCGGGTGGCTCGCGGTACGCCGAGCCGGCGCCCGCCGCTTCGCCCCAGCGGGACCGCTTGATCTCCAACAGCGTGCCGGCTCCGCCGGTGGCCGCCACCTCGTGGCAAACGCACCCCGATTTGCCCGCCGCGGAGTTGAGCGCCCCCGTCGCAACCTCGGAGCCTGTCGCGCGAGTGGCGGCCGATCCGTTCGCCAACGCCGACGCGGTGTGGGACGCTTGGTCGCCCCCTCCCACCACGGCCCCGGCTGAGCAAGCTCCGGCGATGCAGAGCCAAGCGGCCCCGTCGCCGGTAGCACAGTCGCCGGTTGCTCAGCTTCCGTTGACTCAGACGCCAATCGCGCCCGGGCCTGCTCCCATCACCGAAGCGCGGCCCCAGGGCTCGCGCTACGCCGCCCCGACGCCCAGCGAAGCGGCCGCGGCCGACGACCGCCGGTTCGCTCCCCCGTCGTGGCGGACGGTAGAGGCCGAGCAGCGGCCACTCGCCGCGCAGTCGACTTCGTACCGAACCGAAACAGCCCCGGCTCTGTCGGCGACGGCGAGCCCGCTCAGCGGTCCGATGCAGAAACACATTGTCACAGATGGCGACACGCTGCCCGGACTCGCCAAGCGTTACCTGGGAGACGCGTCGCAAGCCCGGCAGCTGTTCGAGCTGAACGCCGCTGTGCTCGACCACCCCGACCTGCTGCCAATCGGCGCCGAGCTGAGCGTGCCGTCCCATGGCCCGCGGGCCTCGGCCGCCCTGCCCGCGGCGCCCACCAGCGGGCTCGTGCCGGTGAGCAACGAAGGCGCCTGGGACAACGCCCCCGCCCGCGCCGAGCTGGGCGCCCCGCTGAGCCCCACCAACCTGGTCGGCTGGGGCGGCTGA
- a CDS encoding PEP-CTERM sorting domain-containing protein (PEP-CTERM proteins occur, often in large numbers, in the proteomes of bacteria that also encode an exosortase, a predicted intramembrane cysteine proteinase. The presence of a PEP-CTERM domain at a protein's C-terminus predicts cleavage within the sorting domain, followed by covalent anchoring to some some component of the (usually Gram-negative) cell surface. Many PEP-CTERM proteins exhibit an unusual sequence composition that includes large numbers of potential glycosylation sites. Expression of one such protein has been shown restore the ability of a bacterium to form floc, a type of biofilm.), producing the protein MTLSLRFALFALAMAIPCQAALAFTPTIRFSEFLSDAPGPDDGREFFEISGPAGSSLDGLTILEIDGDGDAGGNIDGVFDLTGLTLGSNGLLLLRDQEEILIGETPVPGVLNPAPAPDTNVYYENNIRAGDFNNNGTVDAADFTVWRDAMDGNATMENDLTPSGVGSDDYDTWVENFGLTRAFFNRSGDIENGSITYALVRDFTGSLDMDLDAEDDGVLNATPWSEVLDAVGFNEGAGPEGTALNNSYAEEMGGIEFNGTEDGIEPLPGLADEPDGYVLLQDGMGGFIPTAFDPDESNEGGPELFFDSGGTLQLIDTAPLGPWGVDSALTRPEMVAFNSEGELVYVDAETTLITGELIGAPGLDVFGEDGQSISLYLVSPGNVNVTATLGELALPPEEAIATPEPTTLSLLAIALAASRRRRR; encoded by the coding sequence ATGACGCTCTCCCTCCGTTTCGCTCTGTTCGCACTCGCCATGGCGATCCCGTGCCAGGCGGCGCTGGCTTTCACCCCCACGATCCGCTTCAGCGAGTTCCTGTCCGACGCGCCCGGCCCTGACGACGGGCGTGAGTTCTTCGAGATCTCGGGCCCGGCCGGCTCGTCGCTCGACGGTTTGACGATCCTCGAGATCGATGGCGACGGCGACGCCGGCGGCAACATCGACGGCGTCTTCGACCTCACGGGACTCACCCTCGGGTCGAACGGCCTGCTCCTGCTGCGTGACCAAGAGGAGATCCTCATCGGCGAGACGCCGGTGCCCGGCGTGCTGAACCCCGCGCCGGCCCCCGATACGAACGTCTACTACGAGAACAACATCCGCGCGGGCGACTTCAACAACAACGGCACGGTCGACGCCGCCGACTTCACCGTTTGGCGAGACGCGATGGACGGCAACGCGACCATGGAGAACGACCTCACGCCCTCCGGCGTCGGGTCGGACGACTACGACACCTGGGTCGAGAACTTCGGCCTCACCCGCGCCTTCTTCAACCGCTCGGGCGACATCGAGAACGGATCGATCACTTACGCCCTGGTGCGTGACTTCACCGGGTCGCTCGACATGGACCTCGACGCCGAAGACGACGGCGTGCTGAACGCGACGCCGTGGAGCGAGGTGCTCGACGCGGTCGGCTTTAACGAGGGCGCCGGGCCCGAGGGCACGGCCCTCAACAACTCGTACGCCGAAGAAATGGGCGGCATCGAGTTCAACGGCACCGAGGACGGCATCGAGCCGCTCCCCGGCCTGGCCGACGAGCCGGACGGCTACGTCCTGCTCCAGGACGGCATGGGCGGGTTCATACCGACCGCGTTCGATCCGGACGAGTCGAACGAGGGCGGCCCCGAGCTGTTCTTCGACAGCGGCGGGACGCTGCAGCTGATCGACACCGCGCCGCTCGGCCCGTGGGGCGTCGACAGCGCGTTGACCCGCCCCGAGATGGTCGCCTTCAACAGCGAGGGCGAGCTGGTGTACGTCGACGCCGAGACCACGCTGATCACCGGCGAGCTGATCGGCGCCCCCGGCCTTGATGTCTTTGGCGAGGACGGCCAGTCGATCTCGCTCTACCTGGTCTCGCCGGGCAACGTGAACGTCACCGCCACACTGGGCGAACTCGCTCTGCCGCCCGAGGAAGCGATCGCCACCCCCGAGCCGACGACACTCTCGCTGCTGGCGATCGCGTTGGCGGCCTCGCGCCGTCGCCGTCGCTAA
- a CDS encoding DUF1559 domain-containing protein, with protein sequence MNGHTRQNAPAAGRLAAGFTLVELLVVIAIIGILVALLLPAVQAARESARLSQCKNNLAQMGKGLMNYESTYGHFPAGWDDRGLAWSGALLPFIEEQSLYDLLGESKTSSFVPGLGMVTKVGFSWTNGDNAKVCATNIAVYRCPNSQQQPRDNQGIEGRSPTEYGACVSSLVTCDNTAAGCVVTGTVGISQQLTDHNGMFFQESNVKFAEIIDGSSKTIAVGERHTDFDTVLDGNSMDFWHTGSPQISNSNNEWSELVASTQAPLNYWADATANGRHVEIAFGSWHAFRGAQFVYADGSVHLVSDNIEEDVYVALGSRNGENLRETMRLRQ encoded by the coding sequence GTGAACGGACACACCCGTCAAAACGCCCCCGCCGCGGGCCGATTGGCCGCAGGCTTCACGCTGGTCGAACTGCTGGTGGTGATCGCCATCATCGGCATCCTCGTCGCCTTGTTGCTGCCCGCCGTGCAGGCCGCCCGCGAGTCGGCGCGTTTGTCGCAGTGCAAGAACAACCTAGCCCAGATGGGCAAGGGCCTTATGAACTACGAATCGACCTACGGCCACTTCCCGGCCGGCTGGGACGACCGCGGCCTCGCCTGGTCGGGCGCCCTGCTGCCGTTCATCGAGGAGCAGTCGCTGTACGACCTGCTCGGCGAATCGAAAACAAGCTCCTTCGTCCCGGGCCTCGGCATGGTCACGAAGGTCGGTTTCAGTTGGACCAACGGCGACAACGCGAAGGTTTGCGCCACCAACATCGCGGTCTACCGTTGCCCCAACTCCCAGCAGCAGCCCCGCGACAACCAAGGCATCGAGGGCCGGTCCCCCACCGAGTACGGCGCCTGCGTCTCGTCGCTCGTCACCTGCGACAACACCGCCGCCGGCTGCGTGGTGACCGGCACGGTTGGCATCTCGCAGCAATTGACCGATCACAACGGCATGTTCTTCCAGGAGAGCAACGTCAAGTTCGCCGAGATCATCGACGGCTCGTCGAAGACGATCGCCGTGGGAGAACGCCACACCGACTTCGACACGGTGCTCGACGGCAACTCGATGGATTTCTGGCACACGGGGTCGCCGCAAATCTCCAACAGCAACAACGAATGGTCCGAGCTCGTCGCCTCGACCCAGGCGCCGCTCAACTACTGGGCCGACGCGACCGCCAACGGACGCCACGTCGAGATCGCCTTCGGCAGCTGGCACGCGTTCCGCGGCGCCCAGTTCGTTTACGCCGACGGCTCGGTGCACCTCGTCAGCGACAACATCGAGGAAGACGTTTACGTCGCCCTCGGCAGCCGCAACGGCGAGAACCTGCGCGAGACCATGCGGCTGCGGCAGTAG
- a CDS encoding vWA domain-containing protein, which yields MKDSPPTPPTLAPTAPPVGASAESAAGDLATEPAADHRSIGDALSWLLSLVLHVVALAALAAPTFPTTRDTIVSLLTTPLPPEEQTPLDDLRFADDPQTDIGAMGSGGWGEAAAAAPVLDLTSEVRVELEPMDEWGDVLAHRVETPVAVAPDANADLRIQGLGAVGVSGAAGAVDRLTHEILLSLDSAPTLVVWLFDRSGSLAPRREAFAKRFDRVYDELGVIENSANPAFEKADDKPLLTTVAAYGAAYETLTAEPTDDIAEIKSAVRSIADDPSGEENVFSAVLEAVREHRRHRLSKPRRHVMVIVVTDEAGDDDARLDEAVSYCRKMRTPVYVVGSPAPFGRRDAYVRYVDPNPRYDQRVQWLPVRQGPESWTPERVRLGVFERRGDPTIDSGFGPYGLTRLSFETGGAYYSVHPGRQRAGDDNDEDEGGMASVISAFFDDRLMRRYRPDYAPTEELKRRLGANSAREALVRAASLSWTEPLGEARLVFSKLSDAQLADDMTRAQRAAAIVEPQLERLTSILAEGRKDRERLREARWQAGYDLAVGRVLAEKARAEGYNAMLARAKAGMTLEAGNDTWILRPDPEVDSAAEQADAAAAAEHLQRVVREHPGTPWAYVAERELRRPMGWRWEQAFRDVAGRVAQARNGRPRPQRDAPPERRPPPKL from the coding sequence ATGAAAGACTCTCCTCCAACGCCGCCCACCCTCGCTCCCACCGCGCCGCCGGTGGGCGCGTCAGCCGAGAGCGCGGCTGGCGATCTGGCGACCGAACCGGCCGCCGATCACCGTTCGATAGGCGACGCCCTCTCTTGGCTGCTGAGCCTGGTGCTGCACGTTGTCGCGTTGGCGGCGTTAGCGGCGCCGACCTTTCCGACCACGCGCGACACGATCGTCTCGCTCCTTACCACGCCGCTTCCGCCGGAAGAGCAAACGCCGCTCGACGACCTTCGCTTCGCCGACGACCCGCAAACCGACATCGGCGCCATGGGCTCGGGCGGCTGGGGCGAGGCGGCGGCCGCCGCCCCGGTGCTCGACCTCACTTCCGAGGTGCGGGTCGAGCTCGAGCCGATGGACGAGTGGGGCGATGTGCTCGCCCACCGTGTCGAGACGCCCGTGGCCGTCGCGCCTGACGCCAACGCGGACCTCAGGATCCAGGGCCTCGGCGCCGTGGGGGTGAGCGGCGCGGCCGGGGCGGTCGACCGGCTGACGCACGAGATCTTGTTGTCGCTCGACAGCGCGCCCACGCTGGTCGTCTGGTTGTTCGACCGTTCGGGCAGCCTCGCGCCGCGACGCGAGGCGTTCGCCAAGCGGTTCGACCGTGTGTACGACGAGTTGGGCGTCATCGAGAACTCCGCCAACCCGGCCTTCGAGAAAGCGGACGACAAGCCGTTGCTCACCACCGTGGCCGCCTACGGCGCCGCCTACGAAACGCTCACCGCCGAGCCGACCGACGACATCGCCGAGATCAAGTCGGCCGTCCGGTCGATCGCCGACGACCCGAGCGGCGAGGAGAACGTGTTCTCCGCCGTGCTCGAGGCGGTGCGCGAGCACCGCCGCCACAGGCTCAGCAAGCCGCGTCGCCACGTGATGGTGATCGTCGTCACGGACGAGGCGGGCGACGACGACGCGCGGCTCGACGAGGCGGTCAGCTACTGCCGCAAGATGCGCACGCCGGTCTACGTGGTCGGCTCGCCGGCGCCGTTCGGACGACGCGACGCCTACGTGCGTTACGTCGACCCCAACCCGCGGTACGACCAGCGGGTGCAGTGGCTCCCCGTTCGCCAGGGGCCCGAGAGCTGGACGCCCGAGCGCGTGCGGCTCGGCGTTTTCGAGCGCCGCGGCGACCCGACGATCGACTCCGGCTTCGGACCCTACGGGCTGACGCGGCTCTCCTTCGAGACCGGCGGGGCGTACTACTCGGTCCACCCCGGCCGCCAGCGGGCCGGCGATGACAACGATGAAGACGAAGGCGGCATGGCGTCGGTCATCTCCGCGTTCTTCGACGACCGTTTGATGCGTCGCTACCGCCCCGACTACGCCCCGACCGAAGAGCTGAAACGCCGCCTCGGCGCCAACAGCGCTCGCGAGGCGCTCGTGCGGGCGGCGTCGCTCTCTTGGACCGAGCCGCTCGGCGAAGCGCGTCTCGTCTTCTCCAAACTTAGCGACGCCCAACTCGCCGACGACATGACGCGCGCCCAACGGGCCGCGGCGATTGTCGAGCCCCAGCTCGAACGGCTCACGTCGATCCTGGCCGAGGGCCGCAAGGACCGCGAGCGGCTCCGCGAGGCGCGTTGGCAGGCGGGCTACGACTTGGCCGTGGGCCGGGTCTTGGCCGAGAAGGCCCGCGCCGAGGGCTACAACGCGATGCTCGCCCGCGCCAAAGCGGGCATGACTCTCGAGGCCGGCAACGACACGTGGATCCTCAGGCCCGACCCCGAGGTCGATTCGGCAGCCGAGCAGGCCGACGCCGCGGCAGCCGCCGAGCACCTGCAACGCGTTGTCCGCGAGCACCCCGGCACGCCGTGGGCGTACGTGGCCGAGCGCGAGCTGCGGCGGCCGATGGGCTGGCGTTGGGAGCAGGCGTTCCGCGACGTGGCGGGACGCGTGGCTCAGGCGCGAAACGGCCGACCGCGCCCGCAGCGCGACGCGCCGCCCGAAAGAAGACCGCCGCCGAAGCTATAA
- a CDS encoding alkaline phosphatase D family protein, with translation MNRNDELRKILDHEGGVSRRAMLAYGAALGSIPLLGKASWADSRPSFASDPFALGVASGEPTSDGFVLWTRLAPAPLEPYGGMPAHAVEVTWELADDEAMTRVVRRGKTLATPQLGHAVHIELAGLDPDRWYWYRFHSGDATSPVGRTRTFPAADASPEKLTFAFASCQHYEAGLYTAYEGMARDELDLVIHLGDYIYEKGPSKKKTVRKHVGGEIQSLGDYRVRHSLYRSDPLLQGTHARCPWMVTWDDHEVDNNYADDVSEQSRVDPVDFLVRRANAYQAYYEMMPLRARSLPSGPNMRLYRKASFGDLAELLVLDTRQHRSDQPNGDIASPLNDAALRRSGTMLGKRQKHWLKRSLLGSRATWNVLAQQVMMGLVSRWAGDDGEPRYSMDQWPGYAAERKELMRFLADRRVPNPVVLTGDIHCNWANELRVDDRNHTAPVVAAEFVGTSISSGGNGLAKPTDHDSVVASNPCVRFYNRERGYVRCTLTPDAWVSDYMAVDNVLTPGGKVFKRASFALDAGNASLQQG, from the coding sequence ATGAACCGCAACGACGAGCTCCGCAAGATTCTTGACCACGAAGGGGGCGTCAGCCGCCGGGCGATGCTGGCCTACGGTGCGGCGCTCGGATCGATCCCGTTGCTCGGCAAGGCGAGCTGGGCCGACAGCCGCCCGAGCTTTGCGTCGGACCCGTTCGCGCTCGGCGTCGCGTCGGGCGAGCCGACAAGCGACGGCTTCGTGCTGTGGACCCGCCTGGCGCCCGCTCCGCTCGAGCCGTACGGCGGCATGCCGGCCCACGCCGTCGAGGTGACCTGGGAGCTCGCCGACGACGAGGCGATGACGCGAGTCGTGCGTCGCGGCAAGACGCTCGCCACGCCGCAGCTCGGGCACGCGGTCCACATCGAACTCGCGGGGTTGGACCCCGACCGCTGGTACTGGTACCGCTTCCACTCGGGCGACGCGACCAGCCCGGTCGGCCGCACCCGCACCTTCCCGGCGGCCGACGCCTCGCCGGAGAAGCTCACGTTCGCCTTCGCCTCTTGCCAGCACTACGAGGCGGGGCTCTACACGGCCTACGAGGGGATGGCCCGCGACGAGCTGGACCTCGTCATCCACCTGGGCGACTACATCTACGAGAAGGGGCCGAGCAAGAAGAAGACCGTTCGCAAGCACGTTGGCGGCGAGATCCAATCGCTGGGCGATTACCGCGTGCGGCACTCGCTCTACCGCAGCGACCCGCTGCTGCAGGGCACGCACGCCCGCTGCCCCTGGATGGTGACCTGGGACGACCACGAGGTCGACAACAACTACGCCGATGACGTTTCCGAACAGAGCCGCGTCGACCCGGTCGACTTCCTCGTGCGTCGGGCGAACGCCTACCAGGCTTACTACGAGATGATGCCGCTCCGCGCCCGCTCCCTGCCCAGCGGCCCGAACATGCGGCTGTACCGCAAGGCGAGCTTCGGAGACCTGGCCGAGCTGCTCGTCCTCGACACCCGTCAGCACCGCAGCGATCAGCCGAACGGCGACATCGCTTCGCCGCTCAACGACGCCGCGTTGCGACGTTCCGGCACGATGCTCGGCAAGCGACAGAAGCACTGGCTCAAGCGGTCGCTGCTCGGGTCGCGGGCGACTTGGAACGTGCTCGCGCAGCAGGTGATGATGGGCCTGGTCAGCCGCTGGGCCGGCGACGACGGCGAGCCCCGCTACTCGATGGACCAGTGGCCCGGCTACGCCGCTGAGCGGAAGGAGCTGATGCGGTTTCTCGCCGATCGCCGCGTCCCCAACCCGGTCGTGCTCACCGGAGACATCCATTGCAACTGGGCGAACGAGCTGCGGGTGGACGACCGCAACCACACGGCGCCGGTCGTCGCGGCGGAGTTTGTCGGCACGTCGATCTCGTCGGGGGGCAACGGCTTGGCCAAGCCGACGGACCACGACTCGGTGGTCGCGTCCAACCCCTGCGTGCGTTTCTACAACCGCGAGCGCGGCTACGTCCGCTGCACGCTCACGCCCGACGCGTGGGTCAGCGACTACATGGCCGTCGACAACGTGCTGACGCCGGGCGGCAAAGTCTTCAAGCGGGCCTCGTTTGCTTTGGATGCGGGAAACGCATCGCTGCAACAAGGGTAA
- a CDS encoding lamin tail domain-containing protein — protein sequence MKLRTIFATLAVAIMLCPCVAPAQVIISEIMYNPDGADVDTTAGVAKEWVELYNAGASTVSLAGWRIDDLQDGTPSDPLPAGASIAPGQALVVTGDAASFDAQWSPGGGVSRYEVGSMPSLANSPSATNETVALRNAFGLVVDTVNYDDSGAWPSDSPDGASIMLTPPGLSVTGNDAGAHWKPSMMGVYGGRFAYGPDGSQDRASPGVVETIAQSPFEPSPDAAWSMVVIPDTQSYVRSSANRAILTQMTQWVVDNRDAFNVQFVLQEGDIVNQNSRVEPTSGDQSGDQQWANAKASFSLLDGVVPYAFAPGNHDYGTTNAQDRSTQFNDYFKATDNPLVDPAQGGTLREVMTPGELDNALHEFTAPDGREMLVLTTEWGPRQVAVDWANAAIGQPGLEGRTAALVTHAYLDSQDNRHDHTVNPGAGPYGYPTADDTHDGEELWQELVSPNGPFEMVFSGHVGGDGVSYLRSTGAEGQSVHQMMFNTQFEVYGGNGYFRVLEFLEDGRTVRVRTYSPFHDLQRTDEANNFEFHISPLLKGDYNGDGVVDSADFTVWRDNLGRGGAPWITGDGDGDGVVGMIDYHIWVDAFGSSLADSQALSHGAAPEPASLWLVAMGLLVLATPGRYRAA from the coding sequence ATGAAGCTGCGGACAATCTTTGCGACGCTGGCCGTCGCCATCATGCTGTGCCCGTGCGTCGCCCCGGCCCAGGTGATCATCAGCGAGATCATGTACAACCCCGACGGCGCCGACGTCGACACGACGGCCGGCGTGGCGAAGGAGTGGGTCGAGCTTTATAACGCGGGCGCGTCGACGGTCAGCCTGGCCGGCTGGCGGATCGACGACCTGCAAGACGGGACCCCTTCGGACCCGTTGCCCGCAGGCGCTTCGATCGCCCCGGGCCAGGCGTTGGTCGTCACGGGCGACGCCGCTTCGTTCGACGCGCAGTGGAGCCCCGGCGGCGGGGTGAGCCGTTACGAGGTGGGCTCGATGCCGTCGTTGGCGAACTCCCCCTCGGCGACGAACGAGACGGTGGCCTTGCGCAACGCGTTTGGCCTGGTCGTCGACACGGTCAACTACGACGACAGCGGGGCGTGGCCCAGCGACAGCCCCGACGGGGCGAGCATCATGCTCACTCCCCCCGGCCTATCGGTGACGGGCAACGACGCGGGCGCCCACTGGAAGCCCTCGATGATGGGCGTCTACGGAGGGCGCTTCGCCTACGGGCCAGACGGATCGCAAGACCGCGCTTCGCCCGGCGTGGTTGAGACAATCGCCCAGTCGCCGTTCGAGCCGTCGCCCGACGCGGCGTGGTCGATGGTCGTCATCCCCGACACGCAGTCGTATGTGAGGAGCTCCGCCAACCGGGCGATCCTCACGCAGATGACGCAATGGGTGGTCGACAACCGCGACGCGTTCAACGTGCAGTTCGTCTTGCAGGAGGGGGACATCGTCAACCAGAACTCACGGGTCGAGCCGACCTCGGGCGATCAGTCGGGCGACCAGCAGTGGGCCAACGCCAAGGCGTCGTTCAGCCTGCTCGACGGGGTCGTGCCGTACGCCTTCGCGCCGGGCAATCACGATTACGGCACGACCAACGCCCAGGACCGCTCGACACAGTTCAACGACTACTTCAAGGCGACCGATAACCCGCTGGTCGACCCCGCCCAGGGCGGGACGCTCCGCGAGGTGATGACGCCGGGCGAGCTGGACAACGCATTGCACGAGTTCACGGCGCCCGACGGCCGCGAGATGCTCGTCCTCACCACCGAGTGGGGCCCGCGGCAGGTGGCGGTCGACTGGGCCAACGCGGCTATCGGTCAGCCGGGACTCGAGGGCCGCACCGCGGCGTTGGTCACACACGCGTACCTCGACAGCCAAGACAACCGCCACGACCACACCGTCAACCCGGGCGCGGGGCCGTACGGCTACCCCACGGCGGACGACACGCACGACGGCGAGGAGCTTTGGCAAGAGCTGGTCAGCCCGAACGGCCCCTTCGAGATGGTCTTCAGCGGCCACGTCGGCGGCGACGGCGTGTCGTACCTCCGCAGCACCGGCGCCGAGGGGCAGTCGGTCCACCAGATGATGTTCAACACGCAGTTCGAGGTTTACGGCGGCAACGGCTACTTCCGTGTCCTTGAATTCCTCGAGGATGGGCGCACGGTGCGGGTGCGGACCTACTCGCCGTTCCACGACCTGCAACGGACCGACGAGGCCAATAACTTTGAGTTCCACATCAGCCCGCTGCTGAAGGGCGACTACAACGGCGACGGCGTGGTCGACTCGGCCGACTTCACCGTGTGGCGCGACAACCTCGGCCGCGGCGGCGCGCCATGGATCACGGGCGACGGCGACGGCGATGGCGTCGTCGGCATGATCGACTACCACATCTGGGTCGACGCGTTCGGCTCCAGCCTCGCGGACTCTCAAGCCCTCTCGCACGGCGCGGCGCCCGAGCCCGCTTCACTCTGGCTTGTCGCGATGGGGCTGCTCGTCCTGGCTACGCCGGGCCGTTACCGGGCCGCTTGA
- the glpQ gene encoding glycerophosphodiester phosphodiesterase, with product MLHLRTLVFLITAALLFGGAAAHAEHADAQNRPLVLAHRGACGYAPEHTLVGVAMAHALGADYIEQDVQLTSDGQAVVMHDTDLAATTNVADLFAERADSQGKWLVNDFTLVEVKRLRVNERRRGATGPARYAGRFPSDAGLPLRVPTLAEEIELIQGLNQAFGRQVGLIVEIKDPAGQRRRGLDVSRETIRVLAEHGYTGPEDGAIIQCFDAAETQRVRRELGCQLRLCQLLGGRTAPDDEALAKISTYAQMIGPSYTLVLTPQGEPSGLAEAAGRHGLMTFPYTVRRDALPSYAADAPALLSKLVQAGADGFFTDFPDDRMAE from the coding sequence ATGCTTCACCTGAGAACCCTCGTCTTTCTGATCACCGCCGCCCTGTTGTTCGGCGGCGCCGCCGCGCACGCCGAACACGCCGACGCGCAAAACCGGCCGCTGGTGCTGGCCCACCGCGGCGCATGCGGTTACGCGCCCGAGCACACGCTGGTCGGCGTGGCGATGGCGCACGCGCTCGGCGCCGACTACATCGAGCAAGACGTGCAACTCACCAGCGACGGCCAAGCGGTCGTGATGCACGACACCGACCTCGCCGCGACGACCAACGTGGCCGACCTCTTCGCCGAGCGCGCCGACAGCCAAGGGAAGTGGCTGGTCAACGATTTCACGCTCGTCGAAGTGAAACGCTTGCGGGTCAACGAGCGCCGCCGGGGCGCCACCGGCCCGGCTCGGTACGCTGGGCGGTTCCCCTCCGACGCCGGGCTGCCGTTGCGTGTTCCGACCCTCGCCGAAGAGATCGAACTGATCCAGGGACTCAACCAAGCGTTCGGCCGCCAAGTGGGACTGATCGTCGAGATCAAGGACCCCGCCGGCCAGCGGCGACGCGGCCTCGACGTGTCGCGCGAGACGATCCGCGTGCTCGCCGAGCACGGCTACACGGGGCCCGAAGACGGGGCGATCATCCAATGCTTCGACGCCGCCGAGACCCAACGGGTGCGACGCGAGTTGGGGTGCCAATTGCGGCTTTGCCAATTGCTGGGCGGCAGAACCGCGCCCGACGACGAGGCCCTCGCCAAGATCTCGACCTACGCGCAGATGATCGGCCCCTCCTACACCCTGGTGCTCACCCCGCAGGGCGAGCCGAGCGGGCTCGCCGAAGCGGCCGGCCGCCACGGCCTGATGACGTTCCCCTACACGGTGCGCCGCGACGCGCTGCCCTCCTACGCCGCCGACGCGCCCGCGCTGCTGAGCAAGCTGGTGCAAGCAGGCGCGGACGGCTTCTTCACCGATTTCCCCGACGATCGCATGGCCGAGTGA